TATACCTTCTCACGTTATTCAGCAAGCTCTTAATTCATTGCCAAAATGGTTTACTGATGGAATGACTATTGGTGGTGGATTTGTAGTAGCAGTAGGTTATGCAATGGTTATCAACCTTATGGCAAATAAAGAAGTATGGCCTTTCTTCTTCTTAGGATTTGCAATTGCGCCATTAAATGAACTTACACTAATTGCTACAGGAATTATAGGTGTCTGTGCAGCTATCATTTACTTAAATGTTACAAGTAATGGTGGCGGTGGTAACAATGGTGGAGGAGATGGAGGTTCATCAGCTTCAGGAGATCCACTAGGCGACATCTTAAATGACTATTAATCTAAGGAGGAATAAGAAATGGCAGAAAATAAAATAAAACTATCAAAAGCTGACCGTCGTAGCGTAATGCTTCGTTCTCAATTTTTACAAGGTTCTTGGAATTATGAACGTATGCAGAATGGTGGTTGGGCTTATTCATTAATCCCAGCATTGAAAAAATTATATCCAAATAAAGATGACGCAGCAGCAGCTTTAAAAAGACACTTGGAATTTTTTAATACTCACCCATATATTGCAGCACCGATTTTAGGAGTAACTCTTGCCTTGGAAGAAGAAAGAGCTAATGGAGCTTCAATTGATGATGCAGCTATTCAAGGGGTAAAAGTTGGAATGATGGGACCACTTGCAGGAATAGGAGATCCAGTATTCTGGTTCACAGTACGTCCAATTTTAGGAGCAATTGCAGCTTCACTTGCAACAAGCGGTTCAGTTATCGCACCATTATTCTTTTTCATTATATGGAATGTAATTCGTATTTCTTTCTTATGGTATACTCAAGAATTTGGTTACCAAAAAGGTTCAGAAATTACAAAGGATTTATCAGGTGGATTGCTTCAAACTATAACTAAAGGTGCGTCTATCTTAGGTATGTTTATTATGGGTATCTTAGTTCAACGTTGGATTACAATTAAATTCCCAAGAGTTATATCACGAGTTCCACTAGCTGACGGAGCCTATATAAAATTTCCAAATGGTTCAGTAACTGGTCCTCAATTACAAAAGATTCTTGCAGATTTTGGAAATAAATTATCGCTTTCAGATACACAAATAACAACTTTGCAGGATAACCTAGATAAATTAGTGCCAGGATTAGCAGCATTATTATTGACTTTCCTATGTATGTGGCTACTTAAGAAAAAAGTCAGTCCAATCTTAATTATCTTTGGATTATTCCTAGTTGGAATTGTAGGACATGTAGTTGGAATATTCTAATAAAGATTATTAAAAATTTGATTTTATTAAGTGTGTTAGAACACTCGTTGTTTTAGCCATGAGATGAATAACACCAACATTGAAAATGTTGCTTTAAAATTTACAATATTACTAATTTTAGAGTATAATATATTTGGGTTTAAAATATAAATATACAGATAAAAAGTAGCGGTGTAGACATAATGTCTTATCTAGTAGCGGCTATTGTGGACTAGCCAAAAAGAATAAGGATTTTAAAATCAAACTTCTTAGAAGATAACTTGCTTTTTCAGTTATCTTATGAAGTTCTCGACTTTTAGTTGTGAGTAGTTCACATTGAAAGTTTACGTATAAGAAAAAAGTTGGAACTAAAAATCCAACTTTTTTAATAATTTGGAATAAAAATAAAAACTATAAAGAAATGAGGAATAAAATTGGCTATTTCATTAAATACAAAAGTATTATTTATGACAAAGGCAAATTCCCTGACTGGAATGATTGGAAATAAAAATGGCGATGTGCTTGTAGGTGATAAAGCCTTTGAATTTTACAATTCTAGAAATCCTGAGGATTATGTTCAGATTCCGTGGGAGGAAATTGTGAGAGTAAGGGCGCAGTTGTTCTTTAAAGATAAGTATATTCGTGGATTTTTTATTGACACTAAAAGTGCAGGATCGTATAATTTTGTTGTGAAAAATGCTGGGAAAACGCTGAAAACTATGCGGGATTTTCTGGGAAATGAAAAAATTGTGAGAAATAAACCTGTATTATCGCTGAAAAAAGTGTTTGAATGGTTTAAAAGAAAGAAATAATTTATTGTATAAAAAATTAGTTATGAGGGTGAAGGCTAAAAAAGGAGAGTAGTTATGAAAAAGATTTTTAAATTTTTATTTGTTTGTTTTGTCTTTTTAATTTCATTTAATGTCTTTTCTGAAAGTATGGTATTTGCAAAAAAAGTGCCATTTGAAGAATTGCCTGAAACTGTGGAAAGCGATATGAGAAACGGGAAAATGGAATATCTTTCAAATCGGCAATGTTTTGTGTCGACATATAGAGCTTTCTACAAAAGTTCTGGACTTGACCATGTAAATATTTATGCAACTTGCATTGATGCATATTCCAATAAAAAAATAGAATGGGATAATCCCAAAATTCCAAAAGGAACTGAAAGAAAGACTATCCATATTATGGGGAAAGATATTTCTCAAAGAATGCTGAATGAAATGAAAAATGGGAAAAATGCTTTTCTTATAGGGAAACTTTATTTTTATAAATCTTCAGATAGAAACTATAAAAAAGGCGAATATTATTATTTTGACTGATAGATTTGCCTAAAAGTTTTCGCTATTTCCAGTTTAAATTGTGGATTTTTTTAATGGGATTTAATATTAAATTATTGGTAAGGCAAATGTTTTTTAACAAGGGATTTTATTCCCTTGTTATTTATTATTTGGAAAATATAAGTTATTAGGAAGTTTTTTTATACAAATCTTGAATTTATTAGAAAATTGTTAAAATATTTTATTTTGTTGGATGTGTTCGGCAACTTAGTTTTTTATTTTGCAAGAAGTCAAGAGCCATCGCTTCAGAACATTTATTTTATTAAATTCTAAAGCTGTATCGTTTTTAAATGGATTTAATGATATGGCAAAGGGATTTTCAAAAAATATTTGCAAAATTTATGGAAAAAACTTTTTAAAAATGATACAATACTTTACAAAGGAAAAAAATATTTTGAAATTTTATTTTTAAGAGGTATTTGTTATGGAAAAATTGGAAAACGGTAATGTAAATAAAAAAAACAAAGTAGAAAAAGTAAGAATTATAAAAAGTGGATATGGAAATGAAGAATTGCTGAAGAGTTTTTATAATTATCTGAAGGAAAAAAATATTCAGGAAGTTTTTGGAGTGGAACAGGCTGATCTTATAATTTCACTTGGGGGAGATGGAACGATGCTTATTTCGGCAAAGGAGGCCATCAGGGGGAATATTCCTGTGCTTGCGATAAATATGGGATCTCTTGGGTATCTTGCCGAGATTAAGCCACAGGATGCTGTGAAAATACTGCAGGATTATGAAAATGGGAATTACAAGTTGGAAGAAAGATCATTTCTTGAAGTCAGATATGAGGATAATATTTTTTATGGATTAAATGAACTTGTAATTACAAAAGGCGGACATGAGGCTCATCTGATACAGGTCGAAGTTTATTCAAATGATATTTTTGTAAATAAATATAGAGCTGATGGAATAATAGTTGCGACTCCTACAGGTTCTACTGCCTATTCACTTTCAGCTGGAGGTTCAATCGTCCATCCAGGACTAAATGCTTTGACAATCACGCCACTTGCTCCGCAAAGTCTGACAGCACGGCCAATAATTGTAAACGGATGTGAAGTGCTTAGTTTTAAAGCGACTTCCAGAGATGATGCAGTTCATTTGAATATTGACGGGAATCAATGGTTTCAAATTCAAAAAGGTGATTTAGTATCTGCGAGAATATCAGACAAGAAAGTTAAAATAATAAAACCTATGAATAGCGATTATTACAGTATTTTACGGCAAAAATTAAAATGGGGCGATTCTGTTTTATAGTAAAAATGATTTAAAATCGAACTTAAAAATTATGACTATTTTACTTAAGTTCTAAATTTATATGATTTTTACTAGTTTAATTTTGAGTGAGTTCGAGTATATAATTAAAAATATATTATTTTGTTTTTTTATTAGACTGATTCGTAAATTATATATATTTTAAAATTATGAAAAAAACAGATATTGATGAAACAATGGGATCTTAACCTATTGTCAAAATAAAATGGTGAAAGGGAAGAAATGCTAAGGGAATTAAGATTAAATAATTTAGCGATAATAAAAAATCTGGATTTGGAATTTAATGACAAGTTTATTGCATTGACTGGAGAAACTGGAGCTGGAAAGTCAATTATCCTAAATGGAATATCGCTGTTAATTGGTGAAAGAAGTCATACTGATATGATTAGAAACGGCGCACAAGGCCTTTTTGCAGAAGGGGTTTTTGAGCTGAATGAAAATCAGAAGAAAAGACTGGATGAGCTTGGATTTGAAATCGAAGATGATGAGCTAATTATAACACGGTATTTTGACAGGAATGCGAAATCTAAGATTACAGTAAATGGCTCACGGATGACTTTATCGAGATTAAAGGAACTTATGGTGAATATTATTGATTTAGTTGGGCAGCATGAGCATCAATTTCTTTTGAACAGTGATTATCATTTACATCTTTTGGATAGATTCTTAGATGATGAAGGGAAAATGCTTTCTAAAAAGATACGTGAAAGTGTAAATAAAATAAAAAAATTAAATTTGCAAATAGGAAATATTGAAGAGGAAAAATCAAAAATTGCAGAAAAAAAGGATATTCTGGAATTTCAGCTTAATGAAATCAATAGCCTTGAATTGAAGGAAAATGAAGATAATGAGTTGGAAGAGGAATACAAGATATTATTTAATGCTGGAAAAATCAGTGAAAAGCTGGAGGAAACATCTCAATTTCTGAAGGAAGGGGAATTTTCAATCTTAACGGCACTTGGAAGGGCTAAGAGAAATTTGGAGCAGCTTTCAGATTTGTCAGAATCGTATAGCGAGCTTTATGATAAAATTGAGTCTGTTTTGTATGAAGTTGAGGAAATATCGTATTCTGTGGATAATTTTGTTGGAGATGTTGAAATTGATGATAAAAAGCTGGAAAAAATTGTTGAAAGAATTGACAATATAAATAAGCTGAAATTAAAATATGGCTCAACAATTACTGAAATACTTGAATATAGGGACAAGATTGAAAAGGATCTGTCATTGGTTAATTTTGAAAGTGAAGAGCTGGAAAACTTGAAAAAAGAAAAAAGTGAGCTTGTAGGTCAATATTTTCAAGACAGTGAAAGGCTTAGTGAAATTCGTGAAAAAATTGCAGAAAATTTACAGAATACAGTTGATGTTCAGCTGGATGACCTGAATATGGAAAATGCAAAATTTAAAGTGGAAATTACAAAAACTCAGGAAATAACAATATACGGGATGGATAATGCAGAATTTATGATTGCAGCAAATGTGGGGGAAACATTTAAGCCACTTGCTAAAATAGCTTCAGGAGGAGAAATTTCACGTATAATGCTGGCTTTAAAAACTGTATTTTCAGCAGTTGATAATATTTCTGTGCTTATTTTTGATGAAATTGATACTGGAATTTCGGGTGAAACTGTGAGAAGAGTGGCAGAAAAATTAAGAGAACTTTCAAAAAATACTCAAATTATATGTGTAACACATTCTCCGCAAATTGCAGGAAAGGCACAGCAGCAGTTTTTCATTAAGAAGGAAATAGAAAATAACTTTACAGAAACGAAAGTTCACGAATTGAACACTGAAGAAAGAATAAGGGAAATTGCAAGAATCATTTCAGGAGACAATATTACAGAGGCATCTATTAATCACGCCAAGGAGATAATGGGACTATGGGACAAGAAAGTATTGGTATAGATAATCTGAAAGTGGAAAATAAGGAAAAGCGGAAAAAGAAAGTAAAAGAAGACATATCTCTTGAAAATAAAATGCAAATTAGAAAATTTCTTGATTTTTTAGAATATGAAAAGGGAAGTTCTCGAAGCACGGCTAATGGATATAATCGTGATCTGGTACAGTTTTTCCTGTTTTCTGAGAAAAATTATAATGAAATTGAAGAGCAGGATGTTTTTGGCTATATTGAATATATAAGTGGAAAACTGAAAAAAAATTCAGTGTTAAGCAAGGTTTCGGCAATAAAGGCTTTTTATAAGTTCTGTTATTTGAACAGGGCAGTGGAAAAAGATCCGGCAGGGATGGTTAGATCTTTAAAGCGGGAGTATAGATCGCCTGAAATATTGACATTGGAAGAGATAAAAAAAATTGTTGATAGTTGTCCGAATATGCCTGAGGGAATGCAAAATAGGCTTATTATTAAATTTTTGATTGCTACAGGTGCTAGAATATCGGAAATTTTAAATTTGGAAATAAAAGATCTGGAAAATAAGAGTTATGAATTTATTAAAGTGCTTGGGAAAGATTCAAAATACCGAATAGTGCCGATTTATGACAGCCTTGAAAATGAAATAAAAAACTATTTGGATGTTTATAGACCAAAATTAAAAAATGCAAATGACAGTTTTAAGATTTTTCCAAATGCACGAAGGGAAAAATTCTGGAAGGATTTAAAAAATATTGCAAAGAATGCTGGAATTGAAAAAAATGTTTATCCGCATATTTTTAGATATTCGCTTGCTGAGATTTTGCTTGGAGATAATGCTGATACACGGATAGTTCAGGAGATATTTGGCTATGCAAGCATTACGACAATGGAAACTTGTACACATGTTGAAAAATCCAAATTAAAAAAGATATATAATAATATAAAACTGGGAGATGACTAGAGAAATGAAGGAAAAAAGTGAATTAAGAAAGCAGAAGGATGAAAAATTGAAAATACTTATGGCTACGGTTATAGCATATTTTGTATTTTTCATATTGACAGAAATAGGAATAATAACAGAATATCTGGGAATCATTATGCTGATTCTGCTATATATGTATGCTAACTACAATCTGATAAATATATTTTTTACAAGTAAGAGAACAACTTTTAAAGTATATGCCTTTCTTTTTCTGGAAGTTATCTATTTATTCACAGGAAATATTTCGTTGCTAGGTGCGATTGCATATATTGTATTATTTTCGCTTTTGATTTTTTCAATAAGAAAAGATGAAGGAAGGGAAGAGATTCCTAAAATAATAAGATTTGTGAATATATTTTTAATATTTAAAGTTGTTTTTGTGCTGTCAATGCTGCTTTTTTAAAAGTTACTGCTGAAAGGATGCTTAAAATAAAGATTATTAAAAATAAATAAAAGTTTAAAAAACAGTTGAGAAATGTATAAAAAAGTAGTATAATGAAAAAATATTGTAAATTAATGTTTTAGATGAATTGGAGAAATAAAAAATGAAAACTAATAGTGTTAATAGAAATAATGGAACAGATGTTATGAAAAGTGTAGAAGATGTTACAGATAGAGCAGTTAATGCGCAAGTTGAAAAAAGTTTATTTCTTGGAGAATATAAGGAAAGAATTATAAAGGCTCTTACTTTTGAGGAAATAAAGGAAAAGGGGATTTATTATGAAATAGAAGAGGCTTTGGAAAATAAAGATGTGGCAAAAATGGTTATTTCACGTCATGCTGAGTTTGAAGATATAAAAAAATATATTGAAATAGCTAAAAAGAAAAAAATACCATATAAAATGATAGATAGTCTAGTTTGTTCTGGAGATATTGCACTTGTCGTCGTGGCAAAGGATGCTATTGAGCATGAAGCTGGAGATGAAATTGTTGTAACTTCAAAACTGGAAATGTGTCATTTGAAACATTTGCCAGATATATATTATGAAGCTATGGAAAGTCCAATTTGTGATTTTCATTTAAATATAATAAAAGAAGAAATGCCTGAATATGCAAAAAATTATAAGGAATTGACTTTTATGGACAAATTATTTGGTTCAAAATGTCCGATATGTCAAAAATTAGGAGGAAAAAAACGTGGTTGATGGATTTAGAATAAAAGGAAAAACTCCATTAAATGGGGTAATTAAAGTAAGTGGCGCTAAAAATGCCGCACTTCCAATAATTATAGCGACGCTTGTTGCAAAGGGAGAATATATTTTAAGAAATGTGCCGAATTTGAGGGATATTAGAGTAACAATGAGACTGCTTGAAGATTTGGGAATGGAAACAGAAAAGTTAGATGAGAATACTTATAAAATAATAAATAACGGATTTAAAAGAACTGAAGCAAGTTATGAAATTGTAAAACAAATGAGAGCTTCATTTCTTGTAATGGGACCTATGATTGCAAATTTAGATGAAGCGGTTGTGTCGCTTCCTGGAGGGTGTGCGATTGGTTCAAGACCTGTAGATTTGCACTTAAAGGGATTTGAGCTGTTAGGAGCGGATATTACAAGAGTTCATGGATATGTACATGCAAAAGCGGATAAATTGAGAGGTGCTGAAATTCCTTTAGGATTTCCAAGCGTAGGAGCTACTCAAAATATAATGATGGCGGCAGTAAAAACACCTGGAAAAACTGTTATTTCAAATGCGGCAAGAGAGCCTGAAATTGTTGATTTAGGAAACTTTTTGAATAAAATGGGAGCAAAAATTACAGGACTTGGAACTCCAAATATTGAAATTGAAGGAGTTGAAGAACTTCATGCTGTGGAATATTCAATTATGCCAGATAGAATTGAAGCTGGAACCTATGTAATTGCTTCATTAGTTACAGAAGGAGATTTGAAAATACAAAATGCAAGACTTGAAGATCTTGGAGTATTTAAATCTGAACTAGAAGCAATGGGAGTAAAATTTAAGCAAGATGGGGAACTTTTGAGCGTAATAGGAAAAGCAAGAGATCTAAAACCGTCAAAAATAAAGACATTGCCACATCCAGGATTTCCAACAGATATGCAGCCTCAAATGATGTTGTTACAAGTGCTTGTAAATGGTGGAAGTTCAATGGAGGAAACTGTATTTGAAAACAGATTTATGCATGTGCCTGAATTTAATAGAATGGGAGCAGATATTACAATAAGACATGGAGTAGCCTTTATAAA
The DNA window shown above is from Leptotrichia wadei and carries:
- a CDS encoding PTS system mannose/fructose/sorbose family transporter subunit IID; its protein translation is MAENKIKLSKADRRSVMLRSQFLQGSWNYERMQNGGWAYSLIPALKKLYPNKDDAAAALKRHLEFFNTHPYIAAPILGVTLALEEERANGASIDDAAIQGVKVGMMGPLAGIGDPVFWFTVRPILGAIAASLATSGSVIAPLFFFIIWNVIRISFLWYTQEFGYQKGSEITKDLSGGLLQTITKGASILGMFIMGILVQRWITIKFPRVISRVPLADGAYIKFPNGSVTGPQLQKILADFGNKLSLSDTQITTLQDNLDKLVPGLAALLLTFLCMWLLKKKVSPILIIFGLFLVGIVGHVVGIF
- a CDS encoding DUF956 family protein gives rise to the protein MAISLNTKVLFMTKANSLTGMIGNKNGDVLVGDKAFEFYNSRNPEDYVQIPWEEIVRVRAQLFFKDKYIRGFFIDTKSAGSYNFVVKNAGKTLKTMRDFLGNEKIVRNKPVLSLKKVFEWFKRKK
- a CDS encoding NAD(+)/NADH kinase; this encodes MEKLENGNVNKKNKVEKVRIIKSGYGNEELLKSFYNYLKEKNIQEVFGVEQADLIISLGGDGTMLISAKEAIRGNIPVLAINMGSLGYLAEIKPQDAVKILQDYENGNYKLEERSFLEVRYEDNIFYGLNELVITKGGHEAHLIQVEVYSNDIFVNKYRADGIIVATPTGSTAYSLSAGGSIVHPGLNALTITPLAPQSLTARPIIVNGCEVLSFKATSRDDAVHLNIDGNQWFQIQKGDLVSARISDKKVKIIKPMNSDYYSILRQKLKWGDSVL
- the recN gene encoding DNA repair protein RecN produces the protein MLRELRLNNLAIIKNLDLEFNDKFIALTGETGAGKSIILNGISLLIGERSHTDMIRNGAQGLFAEGVFELNENQKKRLDELGFEIEDDELIITRYFDRNAKSKITVNGSRMTLSRLKELMVNIIDLVGQHEHQFLLNSDYHLHLLDRFLDDEGKMLSKKIRESVNKIKKLNLQIGNIEEEKSKIAEKKDILEFQLNEINSLELKENEDNELEEEYKILFNAGKISEKLEETSQFLKEGEFSILTALGRAKRNLEQLSDLSESYSELYDKIESVLYEVEEISYSVDNFVGDVEIDDKKLEKIVERIDNINKLKLKYGSTITEILEYRDKIEKDLSLVNFESEELENLKKEKSELVGQYFQDSERLSEIREKIAENLQNTVDVQLDDLNMENAKFKVEITKTQEITIYGMDNAEFMIAANVGETFKPLAKIASGGEISRIMLALKTVFSAVDNISVLIFDEIDTGISGETVRRVAEKLRELSKNTQIICVTHSPQIAGKAQQQFFIKKEIENNFTETKVHELNTEERIREIARIISGDNITEASINHAKEIMGLWDKKVLV
- a CDS encoding tyrosine-type recombinase/integrase, whose product is MGQESIGIDNLKVENKEKRKKKVKEDISLENKMQIRKFLDFLEYEKGSSRSTANGYNRDLVQFFLFSEKNYNEIEEQDVFGYIEYISGKLKKNSVLSKVSAIKAFYKFCYLNRAVEKDPAGMVRSLKREYRSPEILTLEEIKKIVDSCPNMPEGMQNRLIIKFLIATGARISEILNLEIKDLENKSYEFIKVLGKDSKYRIVPIYDSLENEIKNYLDVYRPKLKNANDSFKIFPNARREKFWKDLKNIAKNAGIEKNVYPHIFRYSLAEILLGDNADTRIVQEIFGYASITTMETCTHVEKSKLKKIYNNIKLGDD
- a CDS encoding phospholipid phosphatase, which codes for MKEKSELRKQKDEKLKILMATVIAYFVFFILTEIGIITEYLGIIMLILLYMYANYNLINIFFTSKRTTFKVYAFLFLEVIYLFTGNISLLGAIAYIVLFSLLIFSIRKDEGREEIPKIIRFVNIFLIFKVVFVLSMLLF
- a CDS encoding DUF1694 domain-containing protein: MKTNSVNRNNGTDVMKSVEDVTDRAVNAQVEKSLFLGEYKERIIKALTFEEIKEKGIYYEIEEALENKDVAKMVISRHAEFEDIKKYIEIAKKKKIPYKMIDSLVCSGDIALVVVAKDAIEHEAGDEIVVTSKLEMCHLKHLPDIYYEAMESPICDFHLNIIKEEMPEYAKNYKELTFMDKLFGSKCPICQKLGGKKRG
- the murA gene encoding UDP-N-acetylglucosamine 1-carboxyvinyltransferase: MVDGFRIKGKTPLNGVIKVSGAKNAALPIIIATLVAKGEYILRNVPNLRDIRVTMRLLEDLGMETEKLDENTYKIINNGFKRTEASYEIVKQMRASFLVMGPMIANLDEAVVSLPGGCAIGSRPVDLHLKGFELLGADITRVHGYVHAKADKLRGAEIPLGFPSVGATQNIMMAAVKTPGKTVISNAAREPEIVDLGNFLNKMGAKITGLGTPNIEIEGVEELHAVEYSIMPDRIEAGTYVIASLVTEGDLKIQNARLEDLGVFKSELEAMGVKFKQDGELLSVIGKARDLKPSKIKTLPHPGFPTDMQPQMMLLQVLVNGGSSMEETVFENRFMHVPEFNRMGADITIRHGVAFINGGLPLTGAEVMSSDLRAGAALVLAGLAADGVTVVNRVYHIDRGYDKLELKLNTVGAQIERIKLDI